A segment of the Promicromonospora sukumoe genome:
GTGGTCGGCACTTCCGGGGACGGTTCTGGGGCCCGTGGGCCTGGTACCTACTGGGCAGCATCGTCGTCCTGATGGGCGGGTCCGTCCTCTACCAGGCGACGGGGAACATCCACGTCATGGCCCTGGCGAGCCTCCTCGGCATGGGCGGCGTCTGCTGGGCCTTCTACGGTTTCGTGGACCGCCAGCTCGCGCTGCACGACGTCGTCCGCCCGGTCACCGTCCTGGCGGTCGCGGTCGGAACCAGCGGCGCCGTCATCCTGATCGCCGCGAACATCAACTCGTGGATCATCGACGAGGACGGGATCGTGACGGCGACCGCGTGGGTCGGCGTCGTCGAGGAGGGGACCAAGCTCCTCGTCCCGCTGCTGCTCTTCGCGCTGGGCCGCTACCGCGACCCACGCGCCGGTCTCGCGGTGGGCCTGGCCTCGGGCTTCGGCTTCGCGATCACCGAGACCACGCAGTACGCCTACGCGACGGCGACGGCGTCGGGCCCGAACTTCTGCGGGACGGACGTTGTGGATGCCACACCCTCCGCGGTGGTGCAGGAGCAGATCTTCCGGGTGTTCACCGTCTCGCCGCTGCACTGGCTCTGGACCGGTCTTGCTGCGGCGATTGCCTGGCGGCTGTGGCACCTGTACGGAGGTCGCGGCACGTGGGGCGCGCTGGGTGGGATCGCGCTGGTGATGGTGGTGCACTCGCTCAACGACAGCTCGGCGACGGCGTTCTGCGACAACCCGGCCGCGAGCACTGGCGCGGTGGTGCTGCGGTGGGTGCTGCTGGTGGTGATGTACGTGGTGTTCCGGGCGTGGGCGCGGAAGTCGGTGCCGCCGGGGCTAGTGGGGGTGGTGAGTCGGGGGTGGGTGCCTCGGCGGCTGCCCCGGAACCGAGGTTGGTAGCGTCCGTGGCCCAGCTCAGCGAATCTGGTACCGCGGGACGTGAGCCTGGATGTGAGCCCGGACCGCTGCCTGGTCGCCAAGGGGCACGGCGCGCTTGGGCAGCCAGTAGACGAGTGAGGCCAGTCCATTCGACACGTAGACGTAGTACCCCTGGTTCGTCTCCAGGGCACGCGTGGCCACGCTCCACGTGAAGGACTGGCTGCCGCTGGGACCCTCGTGCCGGAAGCCCTCGTTGTCCAGAACCGCGTGCACGGGTTCGCGGTTCGCCGGCTTGCGCCAGGCGGCGCGGCCGCCGAAGGGCGCGTAGCCGAAGGCGACCAGGGCGGCCAAGGCAGCGACCATGATGAGGGGCAGGAGCGTTGGCGCGTCGAGGGCAGGTTGGCCGTCGTCGGTAACGAGGAAGAAGCCCATCAGGACGGCAACTGCGAGCAGGGCGAGCATCACCCAGGCGAGCGCCTTCAATATCCGCATCTGGGGCATGCTGCGGAGGAGATCGGCGTAGTCCGACTGTGCGGGCGCGAAGTCGTATGTCGCCGCGAAGGTGGCGCTGGCGGTGTTCGGCCGGTGGTCGTCTGGTGTCACGCGGCGCAGCGTAAGCCTGGAGGGCTGGCCGGTTGGGTGGCTGGCGGGGTGAATGTGCGGGTGAGGTGGGTTGAACAGCGCCTCGCGGTACTGGGCGCAGGCCGAGCGCTGCCAAGCTATTTACGACCCGTGTGCCAGCATTGCGGCATGTCAGAGAGCGTGTTCTTCGCTGATCTCCAGATGGCCGACCTCGTGCTGGACCGGGTTTACCAGGGTGGGTCGAAGGGCAACATGGGCGACGATCCCATCGGAAAGCTCCTGCCGGTGGGCAACCAGGGTGGTTTCCGATACAAGGGCAGCGTCGAGAAGCAGGATGTACGCCTCGTCGTCCTGTACACCTCGGGCGAAGAGACCGACTGGCCCGACCAGCTCGACCCGACCACCGGCGACTTCACGTACTACGGCGACAACCGGAAGCCTGGGCGCGGTCTCCACGAGACGCAGCGGAAGGGCAACCTGCTCCTGCGAGACATCTTTGACTGGTCGCGCGGCGACGCCAACGACAGAGCAGCGGTGCCGCCCCTTCTCCTGTTTCAGAAGTCGTCGGGCAGGGACGTCGTCTTCCGCGGGCTTCTCGCGCCAGGCTCACCCCGCCTGGAGAGCGACGAGGAACTCGTCGCGGTCTGGCGGACGACGCGGGACTTGAGATTCCAGAACTACCGCGCCCACTTCACCATGCTGAACACACCAGCCGTCACGCGTTCTTGGATCGACCAGATCCTGGCGGGCGACCCGCTCGGAGGCGCCTGCCCACCGGAGTGGCGGGCCTGGGTGAAGAGCCGGTCGTACCGCGCTCTTGAAGCGCCGAGGACGATCGCGATCCGCACCAAGGAGGAGCAGCTCCCGCTGGCTGCCGACCGGTGGATCCTCGAAACCATCTACGAGCACTTCAGCCACGACCCGATCCAGTTCGAGCACTTCGCAGCGAGTATCTGGGCACGGTTCGACAGCAACGTCGAAGCAGTCGAAGTCACCCGCCCGAGCCGGGACGGCGGCCGTGACGCGCTCGGGACGTATCGGCTGGGTCCTCTGACAGACCCGGTCAGACTCCAGTTCGCGCTCGAAGCCAAGTGCTACGGGCTCGACACCGGTGTTGGTGTGAAGATGATCAGCCGCCTCATCTCGCGGCTCAAGCACCGGGAGTTCGGTGTCTTCGTGACGACGTCGTTCATCAGCCAGCAGGCGTATACCGAGATTCGTGAGGACCAGCATCCGGTCGTGTTCATCACCGGGCGGGACATCGTCGAGTCCATGAAGCGCCGCGGCATTGGTCGGCGGGATGCTCTGGAGGCGTTCCTCGGGACGGAGTTCCCGATCGAGCGGAGCGTGGTTGAGGCCGCTCTCCAAGACGGGTTGACCGTAAGGGAGCCGGCGGCGAAGGCGTGATGGGTAGTGCAAACGTGCTGACTCAAGCGGTTGCCGGACGTGAGGGGGCCGAGCGAGCCAGGACGGGTGGTCGCTGACGTTGCGAGCAAAGGACTCAGAGGTCCGCACAGCAGTGTCTCGCACTGACCGCATGGTCCTGACATGCCACGTCGCCGTTGCTCGTCCCATGAGCGCGACAGTGGCCTGAGTTGGTCATGGTGGCTGTGTTGGGCGCTTGGACCCTCGCGGCACGTAGCCTGGCACCCAGGAAGGAACCGGAGCAGCTGTACCAGTTCGAGTGCCTAGCGGATCCGGGGTGAGCTTGGGCAGGGACGGGGTGTCGGAAGTTGTGTCGCGAGCGCGAAGCTGCTTACCTACTCCGTAGGGCAAGTTCGGACTGATGTACGACGCGGCTGGATCTTCGGCGCGCCGTGACCGTGACAGGAGTCGAGTGACCAGCGACGCGTTTACGTTCGTCGACCTCTTCGCCGGAGTCGGAGGGTTCCACGCGGCCCTTTCTGAGCTCGGCGGGCGTTGCGTCTATGTGGCGGAGAAGGACAGGCACGCCGCGAGCGTCTACAGGAAGGCGTGGCTCTCTGGCGAAGACGTCCCGTTCGCAGAAGACATCAACGACGATGTGCAGATCGATGCGAGCCACACTATCGACGAACTCTTGGAACGGGCACGCAGCGGCCAGATAGACCTGGGCAAGATCCCCGACGAGTTTGACGTGCTGACGGCTGGTTTTCCTTGTCAAGCATTCAGTAAATCGGGAAAGCAGATGGGTGTGCTCGACAGGATTCGGGGCACCCTGTTCTACAACATCTTGGTTGTAGTAGCGATCCGGCGGCCAAAGATCGTGTTCCTCGAGAACGTGAAGAACCTCATCGGGCCGGAACACCGAGAAACTACTTTCCGCACGATCATCACGGCTCTCCGAGCGCTCGGGTATGTAGTGAGCGACGAGCCGACGGTGTTCTCGCCGCACTTCCTCTCGCCTGAGCATGGCGGCGGCCCCCAAAGCAGGGAGCGCGTGTTCATCCTCGGGCTGCGCGGCGACCTTGCCCACGGGGAAGAAGCGCCCTTTGTGGGACCAACACGAACGCCCGGATGGCAGGCAGAGAAGTGGTCACTGACAGAGACGTCGCTGGCCGACGGTGTACCAGCCGCGATCACCGAGGGATGGCTGCGCGCGGCCAGAGATACGGTCCTCGCCCCGCGCGCGAAGGAAGTCACAGCACTGCGCGGGGACACCAAGCCCTACAAGGTCACGGACGCCGCTTGGTTCAAGGTCTACGAGACTCTGGTAAAGAAGGTGAGCGCGAGCACGAACCACCGGCCAAACGCACGCGGCTCTCGATTTCCTGGCCATCCCATCTGGTTCGACGTCACTGATCCGGTGTGGGCGCAGAGGGAGCGCGACGATGCGCGTGCGCACGACGGGCTCGGTCGCAAGGCGCGCCCCTGGAAGGACGAGTTCCTCGATAAGTCGGAGCGATTCGTCGCAGAGTTTGCTGACGTCCTTGAGCGGCCGGCGAGACGGCCGCTGCTCGCTGAGATCCGCGCCTTGGGAAACAACGCCTGGAGGAAGTTCGAGTGGC
Coding sequences within it:
- the dcm gene encoding DNA (cytosine-5-)-methyltransferase; protein product: MTSDAFTFVDLFAGVGGFHAALSELGGRCVYVAEKDRHAASVYRKAWLSGEDVPFAEDINDDVQIDASHTIDELLERARSGQIDLGKIPDEFDVLTAGFPCQAFSKSGKQMGVLDRIRGTLFYNILVVVAIRRPKIVFLENVKNLIGPEHRETTFRTIITALRALGYVVSDEPTVFSPHFLSPEHGGGPQSRERVFILGLRGDLAHGEEAPFVGPTRTPGWQAEKWSLTETSLADGVPAAITEGWLRAARDTVLAPRAKEVTALRGDTKPYKVTDAAWFKVYETLVKKVSASTNHRPNARGSRFPGHPIWFDVTDPVWAQRERDDARAHDGLGRKARPWKDEFLDKSERFVAEFADVLERPARRPLLAEIRALGNNAWRKFEWQAQDATSLRDCLIQVRPSGVRVKKATYTPALVAINQAPILGKDLRRLTPYEAGRVQGFPDQVYAAMRDLQPDAQSYKQFGNAVHVGTVQFALVRFMKHHFDSVEPNYFGDLDVLLENCRKHSAWNFDPITTASSARRGASGVGSSGPRERTLF
- a CDS encoding YcxB family protein codes for the protein MTPDDHRPNTASATFAATYDFAPAQSDYADLLRSMPQMRILKALAWVMLALLAVAVLMGFFLVTDDGQPALDAPTLLPLIMVAALAALVAFGYAPFGGRAAWRKPANREPVHAVLDNEGFRHEGPSGSQSFTWSVATRALETNQGYYVYVSNGLASLVYWLPKRAVPLGDQAAVRAHIQAHVPRYQIR
- a CDS encoding PrsW family glutamic-type intramembrane protease is translated as MALVVVGAILFVAGTSGAFFAARRRDGVPAAGWYPDPSTRAARQRFWDGRAWTGQVADGDPAAARGRHFRGRFWGPWAWYLLGSIVVLMGGSVLYQATGNIHVMALASLLGMGGVCWAFYGFVDRQLALHDVVRPVTVLAVAVGTSGAVILIAANINSWIIDEDGIVTATAWVGVVEEGTKLLVPLLLFALGRYRDPRAGLAVGLASGFGFAITETTQYAYATATASGPNFCGTDVVDATPSAVVQEQIFRVFTVSPLHWLWTGLAAAIAWRLWHLYGGRGTWGALGGIALVMVVHSLNDSSATAFCDNPAASTGAVVLRWVLLVVMYVVFRAWARKSVPPGLVGVVSRGWVPRRLPRNRGW
- a CDS encoding restriction endonuclease, which produces MSESVFFADLQMADLVLDRVYQGGSKGNMGDDPIGKLLPVGNQGGFRYKGSVEKQDVRLVVLYTSGEETDWPDQLDPTTGDFTYYGDNRKPGRGLHETQRKGNLLLRDIFDWSRGDANDRAAVPPLLLFQKSSGRDVVFRGLLAPGSPRLESDEELVAVWRTTRDLRFQNYRAHFTMLNTPAVTRSWIDQILAGDPLGGACPPEWRAWVKSRSYRALEAPRTIAIRTKEEQLPLAADRWILETIYEHFSHDPIQFEHFAASIWARFDSNVEAVEVTRPSRDGGRDALGTYRLGPLTDPVRLQFALEAKCYGLDTGVGVKMISRLISRLKHREFGVFVTTSFISQQAYTEIREDQHPVVFITGRDIVESMKRRGIGRRDALEAFLGTEFPIERSVVEAALQDGLTVREPAAKA